The Styela clava chromosome 10, kaStyClav1.hap1.2, whole genome shotgun sequence genome window below encodes:
- the LOC144428336 gene encoding uncharacterized protein LOC144428336, which yields MEMACYANVENVYETAQAASRPPSIPKQDNNEATNKKTLFVVAISFGICFLLSVAAFIFLIMQLQNEMNGMREKLDKLNEIDSSLASNINDTQKQQLENFEKLTTQLNFSLAKISNETQTTSSSIKYELEIMKTKVSQLDSKILIGDKKLKANLTEASSNVDKLLSIIGWFRASNNLIYKRFTDSVNYTTAKAICEGMRARLVSTGIRNNQVKNEIFTKHYLTGAYAWIGLDDISNARSLDLARSLDLVGWSK from the exons ATGGAGATGGCATGTTATGCAAATGTTGAAAATGTATATGAAACCGCTCAGGCTGCTTCGAGGCCACCTTCAATTCCTAAACAag ATAACAATGAAGCTACGAACAAGAAAACTTTGTTTGTTGTCGCTATATCTTTCGGAATATGCTTCTTATTATCTGTTGCTGCATTTATCTTCCTGATTATGCAA CTCCAGAACGAGATGAATGGTATGAGAGAAAAATTGGACAAATTGAATGAGATTGATTCATCTCTCGCCAGCAATATAAACGACACTCAAAAAC aaCAATTggaaaactttgaaaaattgaCAACACAGCTCAATTTTTCCCTTGCGAAGATTTCGAATGAAACTCAAACGA CTTCTTCGAGTATAAAATATGAGTTGGAAATTATGAAGACTAAAGTGAGCCAACTTGACTCCAAAATATTGATTGGAGATAAAAAATTG AAAGCAAATCTGACTGAAGCGAGTTCGAATGTTGACAAATTATTGTCCATTATCGGGTGGTTCAGAGCAAGCAATAATCTCATTTATAAACGTTTCACTGATTCTGTCAACTATACAACTGCAAAGGCTATATGTGAAGGAATGCGGGCTCGCTTGGTTTCAACTGGAATTAGGAACAACCAAGTGAAAAA TGAAATATTTACGAAACATTACTTAACCGGAGCGTATGCATGGATAGGATTGGACGACATCAGCAATGCAAGGAGTTTGGATTTGGCAAGGAGTTTGGATTTGGTCGGATGGAGTAAATGA
- the LOC144428033 gene encoding C-type lectin mannose-binding isoform-like: MEYYVNCQSENEYETPQTASGPPVIPKQDNNKATNTKTLFVLAIFLGICTIVSVAAFILIIQLQDEMKLMREKLDTLKTTLKNNTNLTDANFWMNGMFSLSGWFRASNNLIYKRFTDSVNYATAKAQCEGMGARLVSTGIRNNKVKIEIFPKHYLAGVSAWIGLDDIRNEGIWVWSDGVNESPNSLWDAPEPNGGKTENCVEVVFYNSTFVGNDAPCTLFRRFVCEREVN; the protein is encoded by the exons ATGGAATATTATGTAAATTGTCAAAgtgaaaatgaatatgaaacccCTCAAACTGCTTCAGGGCCGCCTGTGATTCCTAAACAag aCAACAATAAAGCTACGAATACGAAAACTTTGTTTGTCCTAGCGATATTTCTGGGAATCTGCACCATAGTGTCTGTTGCtgcatttattttgattatacaA ctTCAGGACGAAATGAAACTTATGAGAGAAAAACTGGACACGTTAAAAACGACTCTCAAAAAC AACACAAACCTGACTGATGCAAATTTTTGGATGAACGGAATGTTTTCCCTATCCGGATGGTTCAGAGCAAGCAATAATCTCATTTATAAACGTTTCACTGATTCTGTCAACTACGCAACTGCAAAGGCTCAATGTGAAGGAATGGGAGCTCGTTTAGTATCGACTGGAATAAGGAacaacaaagtgaaaat TGAAATATTCCCGAAACATTACTTAGCCGGAGTTAGTGCATGGATAGGATTGGACGACATCAGAAATGAAGGAATTTGGGTTTGGTCGGATGGCGTAAATGAATCACCAAATTCTCTTTGGGATGCGCCAGAACCAAACGGCGGTAAAACCGAAAACTGCGTAGAAGTAGTATTCTATAATTCGACATTTGTTGGCAATGATGCTCCTTGCACTCTTTTCCGTCGTTTTGTTTGCGAAAGGGAGGTCAATTAA
- the LOC144428241 gene encoding C-type lectin mannose-binding isoform-like isoform X2: MVKVKMYMKSPRLFQGHLQILNKLQNEMNGMKEKLDKFSEIDSSLAIKINDTQKTSSSIKDELKNMKNEVSQLDSKILIGDTKLNANLTEANSRMNKMFSISGWFRASNNLIYKRFTYSVNYATAKAQCERLGARLVSTGMRNNQVKNEIFPKHYLTRGSWIGLDDISHEGIWVWSDDVNGSPSAIWASGEPNGGSSENCVIIFYNTKIVGNDVACSAVNRFVCEREFE, translated from the exons ATGGTCAAAGTGAAAATGTATATGAAATCTCCTCGACTGTTTCAAGGCCACCTGCAGATCCTAAACAAG cTCCAGAACGAGATGAATGGAATGAAAGAAAAATTGGACAAATTTAGTGAGATTGATTCATCTCTCGCCATCAAAATAAACGACACTCAAAAAA cATCTTCAAGTATAAAAGATGAgttgaaaaatatgaagaatgaaGTGAGCCAACTCGACTCCAAAATATTGATTGGAGATACCAAATTG AACGCAAACCTGACTGAAGCAAATTCGAGGATGAACAAAATGTTTTCGATATCCGGATGGTTCAGAGCAAGCAATAATCTCATTTACAAACGTTTCACTTATTCTGTCAACTACGCTACTGCAAAGGCTCAATGTGAAAGATTGGGAGCTCGTTTGGTATCAACTGGGATGAGGAACAACCAAGTAAAAAA TGAAATATTTCCGAAACATTACTTAACCAGAGGATCATGGATTGGATTGGACGACATCAGCCACGAAGGAATTTGGGTTTGGTCGGATGATGTTAATGGATCGCCAAGTGCAATATGGGCATCGGGGGAACCTAACGGGGGTTCATCCGAAAACTGCGTAATAATATTCTATAATACAAAGATTGTTGGTAATGATGTAGCCTGTTCAGCTGTCAATCGTTTTGTTTGCGAAAGggaatttgaataa
- the LOC144428241 gene encoding uncharacterized protein LOC144428241 isoform X1 — MEMGCYVNGQSENVYEISSTVSRPPADPKQDNNKATNKKTLIVLAISLGICVLVSVAAFILFMQLQNEMNGMKEKLDKFSEIDSSLAIKINDTQKTSSSIKDELKNMKNEVSQLDSKILIGDTKLNANLTEANSRMNKMFSISGWFRASNNLIYKRFTYSVNYATAKAQCERLGARLVSTGMRNNQVKNEIFPKHYLTRGSWIGLDDISHEGIWVWSDDVNGSPSAIWASGEPNGGSSENCVIIFYNTKIVGNDVACSAVNRFVCEREFE, encoded by the exons ATGGAGATGGGATGTTATGTAAATGGTCAAAGTGAAAATGTATATGAAATCTCCTCGACTGTTTCAAGGCCACCTGCAGATCCTAAACAAG ACAACAATAAAGCTACAAACAAGAAAACTCTGATTGTTCTAGCGATATCATTAGGAATCTGCGTCCTAGTGTCGGTTGCTGCATTTATCCTGTTTATGCAG cTCCAGAACGAGATGAATGGAATGAAAGAAAAATTGGACAAATTTAGTGAGATTGATTCATCTCTCGCCATCAAAATAAACGACACTCAAAAAA cATCTTCAAGTATAAAAGATGAgttgaaaaatatgaagaatgaaGTGAGCCAACTCGACTCCAAAATATTGATTGGAGATACCAAATTG AACGCAAACCTGACTGAAGCAAATTCGAGGATGAACAAAATGTTTTCGATATCCGGATGGTTCAGAGCAAGCAATAATCTCATTTACAAACGTTTCACTTATTCTGTCAACTACGCTACTGCAAAGGCTCAATGTGAAAGATTGGGAGCTCGTTTGGTATCAACTGGGATGAGGAACAACCAAGTAAAAAA TGAAATATTTCCGAAACATTACTTAACCAGAGGATCATGGATTGGATTGGACGACATCAGCCACGAAGGAATTTGGGTTTGGTCGGATGATGTTAATGGATCGCCAAGTGCAATATGGGCATCGGGGGAACCTAACGGGGGTTCATCCGAAAACTGCGTAATAATATTCTATAATACAAAGATTGTTGGTAATGATGTAGCCTGTTCAGCTGTCAATCGTTTTGTTTGCGAAAGggaatttgaataa